The following are encoded together in the Labrus mixtus chromosome 2, fLabMix1.1, whole genome shotgun sequence genome:
- the pnpla6 gene encoding patatin-like phospholipase domain-containing protein 6 isoform X5 codes for MGQSTSEQEVQGDNPEDGFNNFKSFVEEELQTSMMVGMVIGAGIAIVLIAILIFFVLRRIQLRNLEAQEAPKYRFRKRDKVMFYGRKIMRKVSQSTSSLVGTASSSRPRLKKKQKMLNIAKKILRFKKEVPILQAKEPPPSVLEADLTEFDVANSHLPSEVLYMLKNVRVLGHFEKPLFLELCKHMVFVQFQQGEYVFRPGQPDSSIYVVQDGKLELCLTGTDGKESVVKEVYPGDSVHSLLSILDVITGHQKPYRTVSARAAEVSTVLRLPVEAFLAIFEKYPESLVRVVQIIMVRLQRVTVLALHNYLGLTNELFSHEMQPSRLPPPSPHPTRTSPIRHGKRFGSLTVSEEQREAAIKGEAAGGEQGKDGATVPTLLRTISMPVDIAGMQKSLRSDFDMAYERGRISVSAEDGNTPPTFTRSTSQDQRERKVTVDEVPSGIYLYPEEDTGVDNIFSPVSSRANVALFEEAQKEILKLMNIEDPALLNGKVTLHHAKAGAVLARQGDQDVSLHFVLSGCLHVYQRMINKQEAVCLFVTHPGEMVGQLAVLTGEPLIFTIKAVRDCTFLKISKSDFYEIMREQPSVVLSAAHTVAIRMSPFVRQMDFAIDWMAVEAGRALYRQDDQSDCTYIVLNGRLRSVIRKANGKKELVGEYGRGDLIGVVEALTRQPRATTVHAVRDTELVKLPEGTLNNIKRRYPQVVTRLIHLLGQKILGNLQQGRGPFSGSALTSADVTNPASNLSTVAVLPVCDEVPINAFNLELSHALSAIGPTLLLTSDIIRERLGASALDSIHEYRLSGWLAQQEDINRIVLYQTDNSMTPWTQRCIRQADCILIVGLGDQEPALGELEQMLENTAVRALKQLVLLHKEDGPGPSRTVEWLNMRSWCSGHLHLKCPRRVFSRRGPNKLREVYEKVFEKTADRHSDFSRLARVLTGNSIALVLGGGGARGCSHVGVIKAMEEAGIPIDIVGGTSIGSFIGALYAEERSAVRTKQRAREWSKAMNSVFKTVLDLTYPITSMFSGSAFNTSIYKVFLDKQAEDLWLPYFNVTTDITASAMRVHQDGCVWRYVRASASYTPYLPPLCDPKDGHLLVDGCYVNNVPGSLWRYVRASMTLSGYLPPLCDPKDGNLLMDGGYINNLPGGVREGDDF; via the exons ATGGGACAGAGTACCTCGGAACAAGAGGTCCAGGGAGACAACCCAGAG GACGGGTTTAATAACTTCAAGTCATTTGTGGAGGAGGAACTTCAGACGAGCATG ATGGTGGGGATGGTGATTGGCGCAGGCATCGCCATAGTCCTCATCGCCATCCTCATCTTCTTCGTATTGCGGAGAATTCAGCTTCGAA ACCTCGAAGCTCAGGAGGCTCCCAAATACCGCTTTCGCAAGAGGGACAAAGTCATGTTCTACGGGCGGAAGATCATGCGCAAA GTCTCACAATCTACCTCTTCCTTGGTGGGTACCGCCTCGTCCTCTCGGCCACGCctcaagaagaagcagaagatgCTCAACATTGCCAAAAA GATCCTGCGCTTTAAGAAGGAAGTGCCCATTCTACAAGCCAAGGAGCCCCCTCCCTCGGTGCTGGAGGCGGACCTCACTGAGTTTGACGTGGCCAACTCCCACCTCCCCTCCGAGGTGCTGTACATGCTCAAAAATGTCCG AGTTCTGGGTCACTTTGAGAAGCCGCTCTTCCTTGAACTCTGTAAACACATGGTGTTTGTGCAGTTCCAACAAGGGGAGTACGTCTTCAGGCCGGGCCAGCCTGACAGCAGCATCTACGTGGTTCAGGACGGGAAACTAGAATTGTGCCTTACTGGAACG GACGGCAAAGAAAGTGTGGTGAAAGAGGTTTACCCTGGAGACAGTGTCCACAGCCTCCTCAGCATCCTGGATGTCATCACA GGCCACCAGAAGCCTTACAGAACGGTGTCGGCCCGGGCTGCAGAGGTTTCCACTGTTCTCCGTTTGCCCGTTGAAGCCTTCCTCGCTATATTCGAGAAGTACCCAGAGAGCCTGGTGCGGGTCGTCcag ATTATCATGGTTCGTCTTCAAAGAGTAACAGTCCTGGCTCTACACAACTATCTGGGGCTCACCAATGAGCTCTTCAGCCAT GAAATGCAGCCCTCGCGTCTGCCACCCCCGTCTCCCCACCCGACTCGCACCAGTCCCATCCGCCATGGCAAGCGCTTTGGCAGCCTGACGGTGTCTGAGGAGCAACGGGAGGCCGCCATCAAGGGAGAAGCTGCAG GAGGGGAACAAGGGAAGGATGGAGCGACAGTGCCAACTCTTCTTCGAACCATCTCCATGCCTGTGGACATTGCAG GTATGCAGAAAAGTCTGAGGTCGGACTTTGACATGGCGTATGAAAGGGGGCGgatctctgtctctgcagaggaCGGAAACACTCCTCCTACTTTCACCCGG TCGACGTCTCAGGACCAGCGGGAGAGGAAGGTGACGGTGGACGAGGTCCCCTCAGGGATCTATCTGTACCCCGAGGAGGACACGGGAGTGGACAATATCTTCTCTCCAGTTTCCAGTCGCGCTAACGTCGCCCTGTTTGAGGAAGCGCAGAAAGAAATCCTGAAGCTCATGAATATCGAG GACCCAGCCTTGTTGAATGGGAAAGTGACTCTGCATCATGCAAAAGCCGGAGCAGTCTTAGCCCGACAGGGAGACCAG GACGTGAGTCTGCACTTTGTCCTTTCCGGTTGTCTGCACGTCTACCAGCGGATGATTAACAAGCAGGAGGCCGTGTGCTTGTTTGTGACCCACCCAGGGGAGATGGTGGGGCAGCTCGCTGTGCTGACGGGAGAGCCTCTTATCTTCACCATCAAGGCCGTCAGAGACTGTACTTTCCTCAAGATCTCCAAGTCAGATTTTTACGA GATCATGAGGGAGCAGCCCAGTGTGGTGCTGAGTGCAGCCCACACGGTCGCCATCCGCATGTCCCCCTTTGTCAGACAGATGGACTTTGCTATTGACTGGATGGCTGTGGAGGCCGGCAGAGCCCTCTACAG ACAGGACGACCAGTCAGACTGCACCTACATTGTTCTGAACGGGCGTTTACGTTCAGTCATCCGCAAGGCGAACGGCAAGAAAGAACTGGTGGGGGAGTACGGACGAGGAGACCTGATCGGAGTG gTGGAAGCCTTGACCAGACAGCCGAGAGCCACCACGGTCCACGCCGTGAGAGACACCGAGCTGGTCAAACTCCCCGAGGGAACCCTCAACAACATCAAGAGACGATATCCTCAG GTGGTGACGCGTCTGATCCACCTGTTGGGACAGAAGATTCTGGGGAACCTGCAGCAGGGCCGCGGGCCGTTCTCAG GTTCAGCCCTGACCAGCGCCGATGTCACCAACCCCGCCAGCAACCTCTCCACGGTGGCTGTCCTGCCCGTGTGTGACGAGGTGCCAATCAACGCGTTCAACCTGGAGCTCAGCCACGCCCTCAGTGCCATCG GTCCCACTCTGCTTTTGACCAGTGACATAATCAGAGAGCGGCTGGGAGCTTCTGCTTTGGACAG TATCCATGAGTATCGTCTCTCCGGCTGGCTGGCCCAGCAGGAGGATATTAATCGGATTGTCCTGTACCAGACGGACAACAGCATGACCCCGTGGACTCAGCGCTGCATCCGCCAGGCTGACTGCATCCTCATTGTCGGCCTGGGTGACCAGGAGCCTGCCCTGGGAGAG TTGGAGCAGATGCTGGAGAACACAGCAGTTCGGGCTCTGAAGCAGCTGGTCCTTCTGCACAAAGAGGACGGGCCGGGCCCCTCCAGGACGGTGGAATGGCTCAACATGCGTAGCTGGTGCTCCGGCCATCTGCACCTCAAGTGTCCCCGCAGGGTCTTCTCCAGACGCGGCCCCAACAAACTA AGGGAGGTTTACGAGAAGGTGTTTGAGAAGACGGCAGACAGGCACAGCGATTTCTCTCGGCTGGCCCGAGTCCTGACCGGAAACAGCATCGCTCTGGTGctgggaggaggcggagccag AGGCTGCTCTCATGTGGGTGTGATCAAAGCTATGGAGGAAGCTGGGATTCCTATCGACATAGTGGGCGGGACCTCAATCGGCTCATTCATTGGTGCGCTGTACGCTGAGGAGAGGAGCGCCGTCAGAACCAAACAAAGAGCCAGGGAGTGGTCGAAG GCTATGAACTCGGTATTTAAGACCGTGCTGGACCTGACGTATCCCATCACCTCCATGTTCTCCGGCTCTGCCTTCAACACCAGCATCTATAAAGTGTTCCTGGACAAGCAGGCCGAG GACCTGTGGCTGCCGTACTTCAACGTCACCACTGACATCACAGCGTCAGCCATGAGGGTTCACCAGGATG
- the pnpla6 gene encoding patatin-like phospholipase domain-containing protein 6 isoform X6, which yields MGQSTSEQEVQGDNPEDGFNNFKSFVEEELQTSMMVGMVIGAGIAIVLIAILIFFVLRRIQLRNLEAQEAPKYRFRKRDKVMFYGRKIMRKVSQSTSSLVGTASSSRPRLKKKQKMLNIAKKILRFKKEVPILQAKEPPPSVLEADLTEFDVANSHLPSEVLYMLKNVRVLGHFEKPLFLELCKHMVFVQFQQGEYVFRPGQPDSSIYVVQDGKLELCLTGTDGKESVVKEVYPGDSVHSLLSILDVITGHQKPYRTVSARAAEVSTVLRLPVEAFLAIFEKYPESLVRVVQIIMVRLQRVTVLALHNYLGLTNELFSHEMQPSRLPPPSPHPTRTSPIRHGKRFGSLTVSEEQREAAIKGEAAGGEQGKDGATVPTLLRTISMPVDIAGMQKSLRSDFDMAYERGRISVSAEDGNTPPTFTRSTSQDQRERKVTVDEVPSGIYLYPEEDTGVDNIFSPVSSRANVALFEEAQKEILKLMNIEDPALLNGKVTLHHAKAGAVLARQGDQDVSLHFVLSGCLHVYQRMINKQEAVCLFVTHPGEMVGQLAVLTGEPLIFTIKAVRDCTFLKISKSDFYEIMREQPSVVLSAAHTVAIRMSPFVRQMDFAIDWMAVEAGRALYRQDDQSDCTYIVLNGRLRSVIRKANGKKELVGEYGRGDLIGVVEALTRQPRATTVHAVRDTELVKLPEGTLNNIKRRYPQVVTRLIHLLGQKILGNLQQGRGPFSGSALTSADVTNPASNLSTVAVLPVCDEVPINAFNLELSHALSAIGPTLLLTSDIIRERLGASALDSIHEYRLSGWLAQQEDINRIVLYQTDNSMTPWTQRCIRQADCILIVGLGDQEPALGELEQMLENTAVRALKQLVLLHKEDGPGPSRTVEWLNMRSWCSGHLHLKCPRRVFSRRGPNKLREVYEKVFEKTADRHSDFSRLARVLTGNSIALVLGGGGARGCSHVGVIKAMEEAGIPIDIVGGTSIGSFIGALYAEERSAVRTKQRAREWSKAMNSVFKTVLDLTYPITSMFSGSAFNTSIYKVFLDKQAEDLWLPYFNVTTDITASAMRVHQDGSLWRYVRASMTLSGYLPPLCDPKDGNLLMDGGYINNLPGGVREGDDF from the exons ATGGGACAGAGTACCTCGGAACAAGAGGTCCAGGGAGACAACCCAGAG GACGGGTTTAATAACTTCAAGTCATTTGTGGAGGAGGAACTTCAGACGAGCATG ATGGTGGGGATGGTGATTGGCGCAGGCATCGCCATAGTCCTCATCGCCATCCTCATCTTCTTCGTATTGCGGAGAATTCAGCTTCGAA ACCTCGAAGCTCAGGAGGCTCCCAAATACCGCTTTCGCAAGAGGGACAAAGTCATGTTCTACGGGCGGAAGATCATGCGCAAA GTCTCACAATCTACCTCTTCCTTGGTGGGTACCGCCTCGTCCTCTCGGCCACGCctcaagaagaagcagaagatgCTCAACATTGCCAAAAA GATCCTGCGCTTTAAGAAGGAAGTGCCCATTCTACAAGCCAAGGAGCCCCCTCCCTCGGTGCTGGAGGCGGACCTCACTGAGTTTGACGTGGCCAACTCCCACCTCCCCTCCGAGGTGCTGTACATGCTCAAAAATGTCCG AGTTCTGGGTCACTTTGAGAAGCCGCTCTTCCTTGAACTCTGTAAACACATGGTGTTTGTGCAGTTCCAACAAGGGGAGTACGTCTTCAGGCCGGGCCAGCCTGACAGCAGCATCTACGTGGTTCAGGACGGGAAACTAGAATTGTGCCTTACTGGAACG GACGGCAAAGAAAGTGTGGTGAAAGAGGTTTACCCTGGAGACAGTGTCCACAGCCTCCTCAGCATCCTGGATGTCATCACA GGCCACCAGAAGCCTTACAGAACGGTGTCGGCCCGGGCTGCAGAGGTTTCCACTGTTCTCCGTTTGCCCGTTGAAGCCTTCCTCGCTATATTCGAGAAGTACCCAGAGAGCCTGGTGCGGGTCGTCcag ATTATCATGGTTCGTCTTCAAAGAGTAACAGTCCTGGCTCTACACAACTATCTGGGGCTCACCAATGAGCTCTTCAGCCAT GAAATGCAGCCCTCGCGTCTGCCACCCCCGTCTCCCCACCCGACTCGCACCAGTCCCATCCGCCATGGCAAGCGCTTTGGCAGCCTGACGGTGTCTGAGGAGCAACGGGAGGCCGCCATCAAGGGAGAAGCTGCAG GAGGGGAACAAGGGAAGGATGGAGCGACAGTGCCAACTCTTCTTCGAACCATCTCCATGCCTGTGGACATTGCAG GTATGCAGAAAAGTCTGAGGTCGGACTTTGACATGGCGTATGAAAGGGGGCGgatctctgtctctgcagaggaCGGAAACACTCCTCCTACTTTCACCCGG TCGACGTCTCAGGACCAGCGGGAGAGGAAGGTGACGGTGGACGAGGTCCCCTCAGGGATCTATCTGTACCCCGAGGAGGACACGGGAGTGGACAATATCTTCTCTCCAGTTTCCAGTCGCGCTAACGTCGCCCTGTTTGAGGAAGCGCAGAAAGAAATCCTGAAGCTCATGAATATCGAG GACCCAGCCTTGTTGAATGGGAAAGTGACTCTGCATCATGCAAAAGCCGGAGCAGTCTTAGCCCGACAGGGAGACCAG GACGTGAGTCTGCACTTTGTCCTTTCCGGTTGTCTGCACGTCTACCAGCGGATGATTAACAAGCAGGAGGCCGTGTGCTTGTTTGTGACCCACCCAGGGGAGATGGTGGGGCAGCTCGCTGTGCTGACGGGAGAGCCTCTTATCTTCACCATCAAGGCCGTCAGAGACTGTACTTTCCTCAAGATCTCCAAGTCAGATTTTTACGA GATCATGAGGGAGCAGCCCAGTGTGGTGCTGAGTGCAGCCCACACGGTCGCCATCCGCATGTCCCCCTTTGTCAGACAGATGGACTTTGCTATTGACTGGATGGCTGTGGAGGCCGGCAGAGCCCTCTACAG ACAGGACGACCAGTCAGACTGCACCTACATTGTTCTGAACGGGCGTTTACGTTCAGTCATCCGCAAGGCGAACGGCAAGAAAGAACTGGTGGGGGAGTACGGACGAGGAGACCTGATCGGAGTG gTGGAAGCCTTGACCAGACAGCCGAGAGCCACCACGGTCCACGCCGTGAGAGACACCGAGCTGGTCAAACTCCCCGAGGGAACCCTCAACAACATCAAGAGACGATATCCTCAG GTGGTGACGCGTCTGATCCACCTGTTGGGACAGAAGATTCTGGGGAACCTGCAGCAGGGCCGCGGGCCGTTCTCAG GTTCAGCCCTGACCAGCGCCGATGTCACCAACCCCGCCAGCAACCTCTCCACGGTGGCTGTCCTGCCCGTGTGTGACGAGGTGCCAATCAACGCGTTCAACCTGGAGCTCAGCCACGCCCTCAGTGCCATCG GTCCCACTCTGCTTTTGACCAGTGACATAATCAGAGAGCGGCTGGGAGCTTCTGCTTTGGACAG TATCCATGAGTATCGTCTCTCCGGCTGGCTGGCCCAGCAGGAGGATATTAATCGGATTGTCCTGTACCAGACGGACAACAGCATGACCCCGTGGACTCAGCGCTGCATCCGCCAGGCTGACTGCATCCTCATTGTCGGCCTGGGTGACCAGGAGCCTGCCCTGGGAGAG TTGGAGCAGATGCTGGAGAACACAGCAGTTCGGGCTCTGAAGCAGCTGGTCCTTCTGCACAAAGAGGACGGGCCGGGCCCCTCCAGGACGGTGGAATGGCTCAACATGCGTAGCTGGTGCTCCGGCCATCTGCACCTCAAGTGTCCCCGCAGGGTCTTCTCCAGACGCGGCCCCAACAAACTA AGGGAGGTTTACGAGAAGGTGTTTGAGAAGACGGCAGACAGGCACAGCGATTTCTCTCGGCTGGCCCGAGTCCTGACCGGAAACAGCATCGCTCTGGTGctgggaggaggcggagccag AGGCTGCTCTCATGTGGGTGTGATCAAAGCTATGGAGGAAGCTGGGATTCCTATCGACATAGTGGGCGGGACCTCAATCGGCTCATTCATTGGTGCGCTGTACGCTGAGGAGAGGAGCGCCGTCAGAACCAAACAAAGAGCCAGGGAGTGGTCGAAG GCTATGAACTCGGTATTTAAGACCGTGCTGGACCTGACGTATCCCATCACCTCCATGTTCTCCGGCTCTGCCTTCAACACCAGCATCTATAAAGTGTTCCTGGACAAGCAGGCCGAG GACCTGTGGCTGCCGTACTTCAACGTCACCACTGACATCACAGCGTCAGCCATGAGGGTTCACCAGGATG
- the atp5pd gene encoding ATP synthase subunit d, mitochondrial yields MAGRRIALKAIDWVAFAERVPPNQRGMFNALKTRSDAIAAKLASLPESPTTIDWSHYKVAVAKAGMVDEFEKKFKALQIPQPVDTQTSAITAQEAESNKSASAYVEGSTARIAQYEQQLDKFKNMIPFDQMTIDDLNDTFPETKLDKVKHPYWPHKPIAEL; encoded by the exons ATGGCAGGTCGTCGCATAGCCCTGAAGGCCATTGACTGGGTGGCGTTTGCTGAGCGGGTTCCACCCAACCAGAGGGGCATGTTCAACGCTCTGAAGACCCGCAGTGATGCCATCGCTGCAAA ACTTGCCTCCCTGCCTGAGTCTCCTACCACCATCGACTGGAGTCACTACAAGGTCGCTGTCGCCAAAGCCGGCATGGTCGATGAGTTCGAGAAGAAG TTCAAAGCCCTGCAGATCCCTCAGCCTGTTGACACACAGACCAGCGCCATCACTGCACAGGAGGCTGAATCT aACAAAAGTGCATCCGCCTACGTTGAAGGATCTACTGCTCGCATTGCTCAGTATGAGCAACAG CTGGATAAGTTCAAGAACATGATCCCCTTCGACCAGATGACCATCGACGACCTCAATGACACTTTCCCCGAGACCAAGTTGGACAAGGTCAAACACCCCTACTGGCCCCACAAGCCCATTGCCGAACTGTAA